The stretch of DNA caggagagggggtcCCAGCCCCCAGGAAACCGCTCCGCCGGAAGAATGTCTCGGCTGGCCCCGAGCTGTCATAGGTGGAACCGGGGAAGGGGCGGGAACTCGGCCTAGTCCTGCTTCCTTAGTGGCTAAAACTATggagctggaagaaggggcgGAACCAGGCTTCCgcctgactgctcattggctaagagCTCGGCTCGGCCTTTGGGTTCTTATTGGCTAAAGTCGAGAGCGAGCTGGGCGGTGACCTATCAGCCTCTGGGTCCGCCGTGGGTAAGTGGAAGAGACGGGCCCTTGCCCCGCCCCTCGGGCAAACccactctcttttaaaaacacaatggcCAGGACAGAGGGGTAGTTGACCGCGAAACCGCGGGGCCTTCCCTCGGACGTTTGCTCCCCGAGGCCTTGGAGCCCAGGGATTTAGAGAGACGCGAGCGGCGAGGGAGGCCGGAACGAATCCTTCGCGGAACCATCGAAGGGAGGCCTCTGGGCACACGTGGAGGCACGGACTGAGCGGGCCGGGCCAGACCCGCAGGGATGGCAGCGGGGGCGACCGACGCGGGGCCGGGGGTCGCCATCCCCGTGGAGCTGCGGCGCGAGCAGCGCATGGTGTGCGTGGAGTACCCGGGCGTGGTGCGCGACGTGTCCAAGATGCTGTCGACCCTGGGCGGCGAGGAAGGCGTTTCTCGGGTGCGGAAGGGGGAGGCCCCGGGACCGCGGGGGCGGGACGGAGGCTGTGGGACCGCGGCGGAGGGGCGGGGTCACGGGAGACTAGTGTGGTTTCCTTGGTAACGGAGCTTTTGGCGGGCGCTGGTGCGGGCAGTGGGCGGGCTTTGCTAGGGAGGCCGCCAGGAACAGACAGTTGTTCCCTGGAAGCAGAGGGAGAGGACTGTCGGGGAGatccagagagggaagggggtgtcctTTGCACCCCATATTCGGATGAGCCACAGCCTCGGCGCCCCTGCCCTGAACGCAGCTCGCCCGCAGCCCCGCAGGGTGTGCTGGGCTGCCACGTCCTCTTGGCACAGGAGTGGAATCtacgtggggggtggggggtggaagtggggggcGAAGTGTTCTGTTGTTAGGGTTAAAGTAGTAACAGTTCACTCTCCGGTACCAGGCACGATCTTAGGAGCTTGACTTACATCCTGTCCTCATTGGAACCCTGCGGGGCGGGAACTGTCATTGTCCGCATTTTACAAGGAAAGCGAGGTAGTTCAAGGCCACCCAGGACATAGGGGAGCTGGTTTGAGTGCTTccttgtgccaggctctgtgttaaGTGCTTTACACGCACCAGACCTTGAACTGTCTCTCGAGACCTTTCCTGAACCCCAGCTCAGCTGGCAGTCATTCTCTCCAGCTTCACAGCCGCTGAGGAGCAAGAGGCTCCCTCGTTTCCTCTGCGATGCTTGGGTCTGACAAGTGAGCCTTTGGGGAACTAAGCGCTCTGAATGAAACGCGAGCTCCGGGGTCACCCCTGCCGGCCGCTTAGCTGGCCACGGCTTCATCCGTCTCCCTTGGCCTCGGCACAGATCTATGGAGACCCCACCAAGAGGCTGGAGCTCTACTTCCGGCCCAAGGACCCCTACTGCCACCCCGTGTGCGCCAACCGCTTCAGTACCAGCAGCCTGCTGCTCCGGGTCAGGAGGAAGACgaagcagcaggaggggctgccgGGGCCCgaggcccacccccaggtcacGTTTGACGTGGATATCCTTGGCATCGTCCCCACCATTTACAGATTTCAAGGTAACTACCAGTGCATTTTTACCGAACTCGGTGGTCTCAGGGCCTGTGTCCCCACTGCCTGCAGGAGCCTAGTAGGTCAGCCACACAAGTGACGTGAGCCAGGAATGCACAGGCCTGCGGGGCGGGAGGTGAGGGCATCTTCCCTCCAGCCAACAgctccctgcaggccttgccAGGCTCTTAGAGAACCTGGAGGTCCATGAGGGGTGCCCTAGCTTTCAGTTATTGTGGGGGCCACATAAGACTGGCCCACAGGCCTCCAGTTCTCAGCCCCCCCCTGTTGTGGAACCTACTCCGTcttcactgctgctgctgccgcctccCCTCGGAAGCCTTCCCAGATCACCTCAGCCCCTTAGGACCTCATGTTTCTTGTACTCTTAGCCAACTGGATGTCTCCCGGGGGGTCCTCAATCAAGTCTGCTACCCACGGAGCCCCagtgaggaggcaggaaggcggggggtggggggtgagaacGGACGCGGACTTCTGCATTGTGCCTTCCTGAGCTCTGTGGGGTTTTTCATGCAGgtccctgggcttccctccgccTCAGTCTCCTTGTCTGGACAGTGGGGCCCCGAGTCCCTGAACCCCTTGTGAAGATTCAGGGAGATGGTGCCTGTTAAGGGGCCGGCCCACCGCCTGGGGGCACTGTGAAACCTCTAGTTGCAGCTGCAGGTCTCAGAATCCGAAGAGAGGAATGATTGAGGAGGTTGGAGGGGtagaaagaaaacagaggaaagaaactgaagcaggacctggacctgggaccccagGGGCTGGGCATTGTGACTGTCAGCCATGCGGGTGAGTTGTCTGGTCACCGAAGAGGGCTGTCAGGCTTCCAGTGATTTCATTCCCATCGCTCATTGAGCCAGCACCTCGCCAGTCAGGTGCGCCCCTACACCGGGCACCtgcctcacctgggagcttgttagaaatgcgcCAGCTCAGATTCTGCATTTAGCCAGATCCCAGGCCAGTCACGGGCACCTTGCTTCGTGAGAAGCGCTGACCCAGACCTTATTCTCACACCACGTACACCCCACCCCAAACGCCATTTATCCAAGTGACGGGGAGGGCACGGAGCCGAGTGCATGGAAGCCGTGCGGCAGCGTGTGGTTTCAGCTCCCGCCACCCAGGCCCGGCAGCCTCCACCCCTCGGCTGGCTCGGCACCTCCCCAAGAAGACCTGGGCGTTGGTGCGTGGCACTGCCCCCGCCTGCAGGTGCAGCCAGGAGAGTGGTCCCTGGCTGCGGTGCCGGCTACctacctgcctctctctccaggaatGTCCGACTTCCAGTACTTGGCTGTGCACACGGAAGCGGGTGGCGTGCACAAGTCCATGTACGACAAGGTCCTCATGGTCAGACCCGAGAAGGAGGACTTCTTCCATCAGGAGCTGCCGCTCTACATCCCCCCGCCCATCTTCTCCCGGCTGGACACCCCAGCGGACTACTTCTATCGCCCAGAGACACAGCATCGGTGAGCCCGCCCCGCAGCGTCAGGGTCCGAGCCAGAGGCGCAGGAAGCTCCCGCACAGGGCCAGGTGCAGAGAAGGCCCTGGGTGAGCGGTGGCCGGGTGCTCGTGAGCTGGAGGGCCTGACAGGACAAAGACCCTGGCTCCGGGGCGTGGTTCCAGCCGAGAAGTGGCCGTGGGGTTTAGTCCGGGTCATTGCCACCCCCGGGCCTGGCTGTCACCAGTAAGGACACATGTAGTGAAGCTCCACCTGTGGGCGTCCCCTCTGAGCCAGCACCTTCCAtccctgctggcctccctgtCCCACCCCTGCGCCTGACCTCCTGGCCATCTTTATCTTTCATCCTGCCGTGCCCGCCCCCTGCGCCACACGCACCTCCGAAACCAGCCAGTGCACCCCAGCTGTGTGCCATCGCCCGGAGCCATCCTTGCTCTCGTGGCCGTGCGCGTGCTTACCGTGCACGTGGCCGCCGCGTCTGCTCGTGAGAACACGGCTCCCGAGCACAGGGACGGCATCTCTTGACTCCGGTGGCTTCTGGGCGCCGAGCGTTAGAAACGCCAGGTGACGCGCATTCTAGGCCGTCACAGaggccccggccccccccccccgccgtgcatgtCCCCAAGGCCCCGTGAGAGCGCTGTGTCCgtataaaggaaatgaatgcttCCATTGGACACCGGCAGGAGGGAGAGACCCCCGGGGCTGTGGGCAGGCAGGTCTGGGTGTGCCATGGCTCTCTGTTGGAGACCAGCAGCCACAGTGACAGGACGGAGTGGGGTGTCCTTCGTGTAGCAGCCAGGCAGAATGGCATTGAAAAGACAGGAAACCCGTGCGTTTGCAAAGGCCCAATTGGAGAAGAATGGCGTGGCCGCCGCTCTCAGACGCGCTGTGCACGTTTCTGCAAACGGGGTGGTCCAGGCCACAGGGCAGCCCCGGGCCCCCACTTCTGACCCCCGGCCTTGCTCACTGCAcactgtctgtgtgtgtgcatgctttcCTTTTTCTAATCACACACCTTAGAAGGGCACAGCTTTTTAAATATCTCAATTTTGGTGTGAGCTCCGTGGAGGTAGCGATTTGGCCTCCTGCCCTCCGGGGTAACCCCGTGGCTAGGGCAGCCCGGCCCGAGAGAGGCCTCTGCGAGTCCTTACCAGCCCGTGGGTGAAGCTCTCGGGGAGCGAGATcaggaaaaacagagaaacaaacgGAAAAAGACAGCTGGAAACATGGCCCCCAGGTGGTGATGCTCGTTAAAGGGTTGTCCGTAGCATGTTAAGCTCCCAAAGTTGGAGGACTTGAGCGCCTGCTGACTTGGTAGCCGAGGgccacctccccctgctggccgcGGCTGTCCGCTGTGCTCAAGCCCATGGACCAGCGCCTCCAGGCAGAGCAGCTGgtgctgggccctggccctgccgcccccaccccacccccaccccccggaggCCGTGCTCAGAGCTGCCCCCACACCACGGAGAGGGAATTGGGATGTCACCTTTGGAGTTGAAGACCCATCCCCAAAAGTGTGCACCTTGAGGTGCAAAACTGCACACCGCCCTACTAAGGGGTCACCCCAAAATGAGGTCAACTTTTTTGGTGAGCAGTTGGTCAAATCGATTATGATTCCAGATGTTCTTTTCCTGTTTGCCAAGCTGTCCCACCTGCAGGCGTTTCCCCCGTGCCTCTCACCTAAGAGCTCAAAGGTACGGTTATGAGAGCGATTCCAGATGAACTGTTGGCCACAGCCGGCCCAGTCAGGTCCTCTGAGCCCCAGTGTCCCCACAGCGTCCCCGGGAGGAGGGCCAGCTGCCCTTGGACCCACAGGCCCTCTGCCCTCGCCACAGGTTCATGGGTTTCCCAGCACATGGAACGCACCTGCCTTTTCTCCCAGCGCTGCCATCGATTGTTCGCTCTGCTGGCCTTGCCACGCCGGGAACACAGGATGGGGCTGGCCTGGCAggtccctcctccaggaagctgagTGGGTGCGGGAGCCCTGTCCCTGCAGCGGGCCACTTCCTCGTGGGGGTCCGTGGTCTCGGGGTGTCTTTGACCCAGGACACTGTTGCTCTGGCAGGATGGTTTTACTGGAGTCACGGTTTTTGAAAAAGGCACAGACTTGATCCGGTGATTACAACTTTGTTTCCCAGTGTGAAGGTCATTGTTCTCCATAAATAGCAGGTGGCATGTACACACAGAAAGTTAAGGTAAAAAGGAAACCAATGGGAAAGGTAATAGTCACCTGAATGAAGTGTGACTCTGAAAATAATTCAGTGAGTTTGGGGTGGTGCCGAGGAAAGGAACCACCGTGTGACGGTAGCTGTTGGAGCTGGGGTGGGCTCGTGGGGGGCTCCTCACACTGTCCCCTGCTTTAGTGCAGGTTGGACGCTGCTGGCTCCCCGCCTCGCGTAGCGGCACTGGGCTCCTGGGACCCCTGGCCTGAGTGTGCTCTGTGGCTGGTGTCAGGACCCTCGCTTTCAAAAGCCTCTGCTGCGTGGCACAGGTGACACCCATTCCTTCCTGGGTGCTGTCCGGCCACCTCGGGCTGGGCTCTCGCTCGGCACAGGTGACACTCATTCCTTCCTGGGTGCTGTCCGGCCACCTCGGGCTGGGCTCTCGCTCGGCACAGGTGCGGCCTCCGGGCAGCTCCTCACCCTGGGCTCTGTTACTTCAAGGAAGTGCTTGCCTCCTCGCAGGCTGTGTGAGGGCTGAGTGAGTGAATTGGAAAAGTCAGTGAGCAGAGCTGAGGCCTGACAGCAGGCCCTGTGTGGCTGCGTGGCAACTCTGTCACCATCCCTGCCTGAGGGGCATTTGGGTGGCTCCTAGTTTAGACTGGCGGGTGGGTGCTGGCATGAGTCTGAGGCCACCACCTCGGGACAGGAGCCTCCCCCACACTCAGCCTCCGGAACCTTCCGGCCGTGCCCGGCTCAGAGCTGCGGCCCAGCCTCTGAGCTGCCTCTGGTCGCTGCCCTCTCCCCGGTGCTCAGCCTGAGGACAGATGGGTCTCGGGCGTAAGAACCTCTCCCTGACCCGGGTTCCAGGGAAAAGCGCACAGGCACAGGCCACCGGCGTCACGGGCCTGGCGGGCTCCCTGCCTGGTCTGGCCGGGCCTGTGCCTGGTTCTCATGGGCCTCTCTGCCCCCAGGGAAGGCTACAACAACCCCCCCATCTCAGGCGAGAATCTGATCGGCCTGAGCAGGGCCCGGCGCCTCCACAACGCCATCTTCGTCAACTTCGAGGGGGACGAGGTGCCCGAGCAGCCGCTGGAGGCCGCAGTGCAGACCTGGAGGAGGCTCTGCTCCAACCCCATGGACCGCAAGGCggaggaggagctgaggaagGTGAGCCCCGCCGCGCCGCCCGCCTGCGCTGGCCACcggggcccagccgggctctcctcGCTCTTGGCAGATGGCGGTGCCCACTTGTTTAACTGGTTGTTAGCACACGGGATGTTCTCATCTCTAGATGTCAGTCTGAAAGCCATGCCAGCGTAAGCCCGACTGGCAAGGTGGAAACACTTCTTAGAATCCTCTGACGGGTCCCTTTGGGCGCAAACAGTCGGTGCATTGTTCAGCTGTGACCTCGTGTGGACCTCCGGTTCCTGGAAACTCTCCTTCAGTCGTGGGTTTGCAGCGTGCCAGGTGCGCACAGCCTGCCCGTGCCCGTCGGGGGCCGCGCCTCCCTGGGCGGAAGCCTTCGCCTTGCCCTCTGGCTGCGGTGCTGAGAGGCCTCGGGCTGGGGTCTGCTCCTGGTGTCCTGCAGGTGTGGACAGCAGGTCCTCGGTGAAGCCACCTCCCTGCCGGTGGAGGCGCGTCCCTGGTTACAGTTCACTGTCCTTGGGGGACGGAGTGCTTCTTAAAGAGACGCTGGACACCTTGCTGTGTTTCTAGCAAtcgcggggcggaggggggggcggggggagggcctcCTCATTCTCCTCTGGACACGGCCCGATCCTAACTGGCTCAGGGCCCTTCCTGACCAGGCTGCcacgctgagccacactggccttcagTCCTCCCTGGGCCAGGCCATCTCTTCGGCCTTCATGATGTGCCAACTCGGGGTCCGGAGCTCCGGCTCCTTTGGTCATCTGCTGCCCTGTGAGCTGCATAAGGACAGAGGCGGTGTCCCTCGTCCTTTCAGGACCTGGCCCAGCAGCCACACTGGGCACGAGCTTTGTGTGCAGCCCTGCTTCTGAGCGGAGGGATGAGCGATGTGCCCCGGCCCCTGAGCCTGGTCCCTGCTGGCtcggcccccgccctcccccggcaTCTTTCGGAAAGGGTCCTCCAGGGCCAGACCGCCCTGCAGAGTCGGCCGGAGGGCAGGCTGCTGTGCTCATCTcagcctctgccttgccccgccCCCCTCAGCTGTTTGACATCCGTCCCATCTGGTCACGCAACGCTGTCAGAGCCAAGATCAGCGTCCACCCTGACAAGCTCAAGGTCCTGCTGCCCTTCATGGCCTATTACATGGTGAGTGTCTGCCCAGCCGCCGCCTTGGTTCCCACCAGGGCCGTGCTGGTCCCAGAGGTGACCTCAGAGCCCGAGCAGGCCGCCctgtcccgcccctcccccgagAGCACGCTCGGCCACCTGGGGTGATTTCAGGATTAAAGAGTAATTTCGTAACTTTACGCAAAGGGATTCTACACCTTTAAGTGATCTGGTTGAGTGCTGTGTGGGCACCTCAGCCCTCCCCGGGGGGCAGCTCCCcgctgaggaggagcctggcgCAGAGCGCTGACAGGTGTCGCGGTTCCACAGCCGCGAGTGGCAGAGCCACCGGCCCCCGCCTGTCTGGCTGCAGAGCCCGGCCCCTGACACAGCGCCTCtggccccagctcctcctccctgggctgAGTGGGGTTCAGTGGGGATCTCCCCTTGGACTCAGTCCAGGAGGATGGAGATGGGGTGTCATTACTGCGGCTCCCACaggtgctgggggaagggaccctgCGTGCCGAGGGCCCCATGCAGGGTGGTGACGGGTGGGTACCTGGGCTCGGACCCAGACTTAGAGTCGCCGTCTGTCTTCCATGTGGGCTTTCTGGACACGCGGCCTCAGGAGGACAGTGACGCGTTCACCGAGCACTTCCTGTGGCCGGCACcgtggcccaggccccaggcctcatCTCTTTTATCCTCACAACATCTATGGGGGCTCACGTCACTTCACCTGACCGGAAGGCTGAGGCTTGGGTAGACCAAGTGACCTGTTGAGCGGACAGCCGCacgtggcagagctggggggctgcagagccACGTCTGCCTCGCCTCCACTGCCCACGT from Eptesicus fuscus isolate TK198812 chromosome 15, DD_ASM_mEF_20220401, whole genome shotgun sequence encodes:
- the GTF3C5 gene encoding general transcription factor 3C polypeptide 5 isoform X2, with product MAAGATDAGPGVAIPVELRREQRMVCVEYPGVVRDVSKMLSTLGGEEGVSRIYGDPTKRLELYFRPKDPYCHPVCANRFSTSSLLLRVRRKTKQQEGLPGPEAHPQVTFDVDILGIVPTIYRFQGMSDFQYLAVHTEAGGVHKSMYDKVLMVRPEKEDFFHQELPLYIPPPIFSRLDTPADYFYRPETQHREGYNNPPISGENLIGLSRARRLHNAIFVNFEGDEVPEQPLEAAVQTWRRLCSNPMDRKAEEELRKLFDIRPIWSRNAVRAKISVHPDKLKVLLPFMAYYMITGPWRSLWIRFGYDPRRHPEAKIYQVLDFRIRCGMKSGYTSNEMPVKAKRSTYNYSLPITVKKSSNQLVTMQDLKQGLGPSGAAGMQKSASNKYKLKDSVYIFREGALPPYRQMFYQLCDLNVDELQKIIHRNDGAEETCTERDGWCLPKTSDDLRNAMSLMIRQIIRARRPALFSSPAKTDGDGRKEQLAGESGEEEEEEEEEEEDFKPSDGSENEMETEILDYV
- the GTF3C5 gene encoding general transcription factor 3C polypeptide 5 isoform X1, which translates into the protein MAAGATDAGPGVAIPVELRREQRMVCVEYPGVVRDVSKMLSTLGGEEGVSRIYGDPTKRLELYFRPKDPYCHPVCANRFSTSSLLLRVRRKTKQQEGLPGPEAHPQVTFDVDILGIVPTIYRFQGMSDFQYLAVHTEAGGVHKSMYDKVLMVRPEKEDFFHQELPLYIPPPIFSRLDTPADYFYRPETQHREGYNNPPISGENLIGLSRARRLHNAIFVNFEGDEVPEQPLEAAVQTWRRLCSNPMDRKAEEELRKLFDIRPIWSRNAVRAKISVHPDKLKVLLPFMAYYMITGPWRSLWIRFGYDPRRHPEAKIYQVLDFRIRCGMKSGYTSNEMPVKAKRSTYNYSLPITVKKSSANQLVTMQDLKQGLGPSGAAGMQKSASNKYKLKDSVYIFREGALPPYRQMFYQLCDLNVDELQKIIHRNDGAEETCTERDGWCLPKTSDDLRNAMSLMIRQIIRARRPALFSSPAKTDGDGRKEQLAGESGEEEEEEEEEEEDFKPSDGSENEMETEILDYV